One Methylorubrum extorquens genomic window, CCCCCGCATCGGACGCCGCGATCTTGGCCCCCTCCACCGCCATGGCGAGGGAATGCCCGCGCTCCGCCTCGACGACGGTGCGTAAACGCGCCACGAGTTCCGGCCGGGCGGCGTCGCGCACCACCTCGTCGATCTCGCGCAGGGTCTTGGGATTGTAGAGCCGGTTGATGCTCGACCACGTGGCGAGGTCGTGGAAGTACGCGTTCGGCACGGCGAGGTCCGCCCGCTTCATCGGGCTGCCGAGGCCGAGAAGGGGCATCACCGCGCCGAGGCTGAGGTTGCGGTCGAAATCGGTGCCGCCGATGCGGATGCCGTCATTGGCCAGGATGTCCTCGGCCCGCTCGTCGCGCCGATGCCGCTCGGGCGAGAGCCGGACGATGGAGAAGTCGGACGTACCGCCGCCGATATCGGCGATCAGCGCGATCTCCTCCGACGTCACCGTGCGCTCGTAATCGAGCGCGGCGGCGATCGGCTCGTACTGGAAGCGGACGTGGCAGAAGCCGATGCTCTCGGCGATCTGCCTCAGCGTGTCCTCCGCCTTGCGGTCGGCTGCCGGGTCGTTGTCGACGAAGTGGACCGGGCGCCCATGCACCACGGTGTCGAGTTCGACGCCGGCTTGCGCCTCGCCACGCGCCTTCACCAGGGTGAGATAGCGGGCGATGACATCGCGGAAGCGGATGCGCTCGCGCCCGACCGGCGTGGTCTCCTCGATCAGGGGGGAGCCGAGCACGGATTTGAGCGCCCGCATCAGGCGGCCGGGCGTGCCCTCGACATAGGCCTCGATCGCCTCCCGCCCGATCTGCGCCTCATGGCCGGGCGCGAAGAAGATCGCGCTCGGCAAGGTACGATGTGTCCCTTCCAGCGGCACCAAGGTCGGACGGACGTCCGTGCCGATCCCGAGGGTGGTGTTGGACGTGCCGAAATCGAGGCCGCAGGCCGCCATGGGACCGGATCGCTTGGATTCTAAGGGGAGGGCGGCCCCGTTACGGCCCCCGGCCTCAGAGTGCAATCCCAGAAGCGACTGCCCGGCAATCTCGTTCGACCCATTCCTAAGCCGCTCCGAGATAGCGGCGGCGCAGATGCGCCAGGAAATCCTCTGCCCCGAGCGGCTTTCCGGTCGCGGCGGTCAGCAACATGTCGGTGTCCATCAGGCTCGCCCGGGCATGGACGTTTTCCCGCAGCCAGCCGCGCAACTGCGAAAAATCGCCCTCCGCGAGCGCCGGGCGGATGCCGGGATGGGCGGCGCAGGCGGCCTTGAAAAGCTGCGTGGCGGCCAGCGCTCCGAGGGTGTAGGTCGGGAAGTAGCCGAAGCTGCCGCCCGGCCAGTGGATGTCCTGAAGGCAACCGTGCCGGTCATCGGGCACGGTGAGCCCCAGCAGCTCCTTCATGCCGTCATTGAAGGCGCCCGGCAGGTCGGCGACCGCGAGATCACCGGCGATCATCGCCGTCTCCAGGCGGTACCGCAGCAGGATGTGGGCCGGGTAGGTAACCTCGTCGGCATCGACTCGGATGAAGCCCGGCTCGACGCGGGTGTAGAGGCGGTGCAGGTTCTCCGCCTCCCAGGCCGGCCCTTCGCCGCCGAACGCCATGCGCAGGGTCGGTGCGAGGAAGGCGCAGAACTCGGCCGAGCGACAAGCCTGCATCTCGACGAGCAGCGATTGGCTCTCGTGCAGGCTCATGCCGCGGGCCTGCCCCACCGGTTGGTGGCGCCACGCCGCCGGGCGGCCCTGTTCGTAGAGCGCGTGGCCGGTCTCGTGCAGCACACCCATCAGCGCTCCGGTGGCGCTCGCCTCGTCGTAGCGGGTGGTGATGCGGACGTCGTCGGTGGCCCCGCCACAGAACGGATGCAGGCTGACATCGAGCCGTCCGCGCGTGAAATCGAACCCGACGGCCCGCATCAGCCCCAGACCGATCTCCCGCTGGATCGCCACCGGAAACGGACCCGGCAGCGGCAGGGGAGGGGCGTCGGCCGCCTGCCGTTCGCGCACCGCGACGACCAGATCCGGCAGGACGGCGCGCAGCGCGTCGAAGATCGGATCGATGCGGGCGCGCCGCATACCGGGGTCGTAGCCGTCCAGCAGCGCATCGTAGGGCGCAAGGCCGAGCGCCGCCCCCTTGGCCTCGCCGACACGGCGTCGCAGTTGCAGCACCTCTTCGAGATGCGGACGCAGGCGCGCGAAATCCGAATCGCGCCGCGCCTCGCGCCAGACCATCTCACAGCGCGTCGCCGCTTTCGACGCCGCCGCAACGAGATCGCCCGGCACCGCCGCCGCATGGGCATAAGCCCGGTGCATCTCGCGCAGGTTGGCCCGCTCCCATTCGCCGAGGTCGGCCTCGGTCGCCGCCGCGTCGAACCGCTCCGCGTTGCGCGGGTCGGTGAGGATCTCGTGGGCGAGCACGCTCAGCACGGCCAGCTGTTCGCCGCGTGTTTCGGAGGCGCCGTCCGGCATCTGCGTCTGCGTGTCCCAGCCAAGGATGCCGCTCGCATCCTCCAGCGCGCCGAGGCGGGCGAAGGTGGCGGTGAGCGCGGTGTAGGCCTGCATGATCGGTCGCGATCCCTTGATGTCGTTCCTGACGGTCAATCGTTGCCGCGGCGCTCCTGCCGCAGCCGTTCCCAGTAGGCCAGCCGCTCCCGGTAGCGCGTCTCCATGCCCCGGTCGGTCGGCTCGTAGAAGTGCTGGCGCCCGAGCGCTTCCGGCCAGTAATCCTGGCCCGAGAAGGCATCGGGCTCATCGTGGTCGTAGCGATAGCCCTCGCCGTAGCCGATCCGTCGCATCAGCCCCGTGGGGGCGTTGAGGATGGTGCGCGGCGGCGCGAGCGAGCCCGCAGCCTTCGCTACCCGTGTCGCCGCCTTGTAGGCCGTGTAGACCGCGTTCGATTTCGGGGCGCAGGCGAGGTAGACGGTTACCTGTGCCAGCGCGAGTTCGCCCTCGGGCGAGCCGAGGAAGTCGAAGGCGTCCTTGGCCGCGTTTGCGACGACGAGGGCCTGTGGGTCGGCGAGCCCGATATCCTCCACCGCCATCCGCACGAGGCGCCGGGCGATGAACAATCGGTCCTCGCCGGCATCCAGCATGCGGCAAAGGTAATAGAGTGCCGCGTCGGGGTCCGAGCCGCGCACCGTCTTATGCAGTGCGGAGATGAGGTTGTAGTGCCCCTCCTGCGCTTTGTCGTAGATCGGCGCGCGGCGCTGCACGAGGGTCTGGAGCTTTTCTGCGTCGAGAATCTCGCCGGGACGCGCCGAGCGCCACACCTCTTCCGCAAGCGTCAGCGCCGCGCGCCCGTCGCCATCGGCCATGCGAACCAGCGCCGCACGCGCCTCCTCGTCGAGGGGGAGGGGCTGGCTATCCATCTCCTCGGCCCGGGCCAGCAGCCGGGCGAGGGCGGGCGCGTCCAACGCACGGAACAGCAGCACCCGCGCGCGCGACAACAGAGCGGCATTCAGTTCGAACGACGGATTCTCCGTCGTCGCGCCGACGAGCGTGACGGTCCCGTCTTCCATCACCGGCAGGAAGGCATCGAGCTGCGCGCGATTGAAGCGATGGATCTCATCGACGAACAGGAGCGTGCCCTGACCCGTTGCGCGCCGCTTGCGTGCCGCCTCGAACACCTTTCGCAGTTCGGCGATGCCGGAGAAGATCGCCGAGATCTGCTCGAAATGCAGGTCGGTCTCGTGCGCGAGCAGCCGCGCCACGGTGGTCTTGCCGGTGCCGGGCGGCCCCCAGAACACGAGCGAGCCGAGGCTGCGGGAGGCGAGCAGACGCGTCAGCGCACCGTCCGGCCCCGTGAGATGTTCCTGCCCCACAACTTCCGCGAGGCGGCGCGGACGCAGACGATCCGCAAGCGGCCGGGGCGCGCCCGTATCGAGACCGGCGGAAGCGAACAGATCGGACATGCGTGGCATGAACACCGCAGGGCCATCCATCCGCAAGGGCTCAGCCGGCGAAGTCCCCGATCCTCTGCGAAGCCGGCTTGTGGCCCGGCCCGCCCCGTGCTAGGGCGCTCCGCGTCGATACGACACCTCTGCGGAGAGGTGGCAGAGCGGTTGAATGCACCGCACTCGAAATGCGGCATGGGTGCAAGCCCATCGGGGGTTCGAATCCCCCCCTCTCCGCCATTCAGCCTGAAAAGCCTTATTTTTCAGACTTGTACAAGGGGAACAGCGACTTCGCGGCCGTCCGGTGGTACGCGCGTGGTTCTGGCAATGTCGCGTCCCTGGCCCCATCCCAAGACCGGTGTCTTCTGGTTCCGAAGGCGGATCCCGAAGGATTTCGTGGCGCTCGTCGGCCGGCGTGAGGAGAAGGCGAGCCTCGGGACGAAGGACGTCGGCGAGGCCAAGCGCCGCCACGCCGCGCATGCCGCATTGGTCGAGCAGCGCTGGGCGAACCTTCGGATCGGCGTGCGGCGGCTGAACATCCTTGAGATCAACGCCATCGCTGGCGAGGTCTACGAGGCCCTCATCCCCAAGTTCCAGGCAGGCCAGTTCTTGCCCTTCTTCAACCTGATGACGGCCGGGGTCATCGAACGCTACATCAAGGATTGCAGCCCAAAGAATCGCAACGAGGTCTTGCGCTTCTACGGAGGGGAGATCGACGCCCACCTCGCGCGCAAGGGACTGGTCGTCGACCCGGAGACGCGGGGCGGGCTCGAGTTCGCGATCGCCAAGGCGATCCTTCAGGCCGTCGAGCAGAGCGAGAAGTATCTCGTCGGGGACTTCAGCCCCGACCCACGGGCGGGGCGGTTTCCGGAGCAGCCGGACAAGCCTGCGACGCTCGTCCTGCCCTTGGACGAATGGTTCGCGAAGTACGCCGAGGAATCGAAGCTCGCGGCCTCCACCCGGAAGCGCTGGCGGCCGGCCCTGGCCACGCTGGAAGCGTCCGTCGGCCACGACGACCTCGCCCGCGTCACCCCGGACGAAGTTTCGGACTGGGTTGATGCGCTCAGAGCGCAGGTGATCGGCCCCCACTGGGTGGTGCAAGTTCAAAGTTAGTGCAGGGTCGGGCTCTGATCCACGGTTAGCTTGGCCGGCGGAGCTGGTCGGGTGAGGCGGGCACGAACACCTCCGGGGCTGGCGGCCGGTAGCCGAGTGAAGCGTGCGGACGCACGCCGTTGTCGTGTCGTCGCCAACTCTCGATCACGATCTGCGCCTCCTTGAGCGTGTAGAAGATCTCGCCGTTCAAGAACTCGTCTCGTCGCCGTGCGTTAAAGCTTTCGACGCAACCGTTCTCCCATGGCGATCCGGGTGCGATGCAGGCGGTCTTCGCGCCGACGCCGGTGATCCAGGCCTGGACCGACGTGGCCATGAACTCCGGACCGTTGTCCGAGCGGATGTGGCCCGGCACACCGCGTAAAATGAGCAGGTCGGACAGCACGTCGATGACGTCCGCCGCCTTGAGTTTGCGCGCCACCCGGATCGCCAGGCACTCACGCGTGAACGCATCGACCACCTTGAGCATCCGGAACTTGCGCCCGTCATGGGTGCGAGCCTCGACGAAGTCGTAGGACCAGACGTGATCGCGATGCTGCGCTCGCAGCCGCAGGCAGGAGCCATCCCCGTCCCAGATGCGGCCGCGCTTGGCCGGGACCTTCAGGCCTTCCTGCCGCCAGATCCGCTCCACGCGCTTGTCGTTGATTAGCCAGCCGGCGGCCTTCAGCAATGCGCTGATCTTCCGATAGCGGTAGCGGCCCTACCGCGCCGCCAGCTCGACGAGATCGGCTGTCAGGGCGGCCTCGTCGTCTCTGCCCCGCGGCGCCTTGCGCTGCGTCGAGCGATGCTGCCCGAGCGCCCGGCAGGCCCGGCGCTCGGACACCTCCATCGTCTTCACGATGGGCTCGACACAGGCGCGGCGGCGCGCGGGGCTCGGAAGTTTCCCCGAGCCGCCTCCTGCAGGATCAGCTTGTCCAGCGTCAGGTCGGCAATCGCCTTGCGCAGCCGCTGGTTCTCGACCTCCAGGTCCTTCATCCGTCATACCTGATCCGTCTTCAGGCCGCCGAACTCCTTGCGCCAACGGTCGTACGTCACCTCCGTCACACCGAGGGCGCGGATC contains:
- a CDS encoding replication-associated recombination protein A, translated to MSDLFASAGLDTGAPRPLADRLRPRRLAEVVGQEHLTGPDGALTRLLASRSLGSLVFWGPPGTGKTTVARLLAHETDLHFEQISAIFSGIAELRKVFEAARKRRATGQGTLLFVDEIHRFNRAQLDAFLPVMEDGTVTLVGATTENPSFELNAALLSRARVLLFRALDAPALARLLARAEEMDSQPLPLDEEARAALVRMADGDGRAALTLAEEVWRSARPGEILDAEKLQTLVQRRAPIYDKAQEGHYNLISALHKTVRGSDPDAALYYLCRMLDAGEDRLFIARRLVRMAVEDIGLADPQALVVANAAKDAFDFLGSPEGELALAQVTVYLACAPKSNAVYTAYKAATRVAKAAGSLAPPRTILNAPTGLMRRIGYGEGYRYDHDEPDAFSGQDYWPEALGRQHFYEPTDRGMETRYRERLAYWERLRQERRGND
- a CDS encoding carboxypeptidase M32, which gives rise to MQAYTALTATFARLGALEDASGILGWDTQTQMPDGASETRGEQLAVLSVLAHEILTDPRNAERFDAAATEADLGEWERANLREMHRAYAHAAAVPGDLVAAASKAATRCEMVWREARRDSDFARLRPHLEEVLQLRRRVGEAKGAALGLAPYDALLDGYDPGMRRARIDPIFDALRAVLPDLVVAVRERQAADAPPLPLPGPFPVAIQREIGLGLMRAVGFDFTRGRLDVSLHPFCGGATDDVRITTRYDEASATGALMGVLHETGHALYEQGRPAAWRHQPVGQARGMSLHESQSLLVEMQACRSAEFCAFLAPTLRMAFGGEGPAWEAENLHRLYTRVEPGFIRVDADEVTYPAHILLRYRLETAMIAGDLAVADLPGAFNDGMKELLGLTVPDDRHGCLQDIHWPGGSFGYFPTYTLGALAATQLFKAACAAHPGIRPALAEGDFSQLRGWLRENVHARASLMDTDMLLTAATGKPLGAEDFLAHLRRRYLGAA
- a CDS encoding Hsp70 family protein, giving the protein MAACGLDFGTSNTTLGIGTDVRPTLVPLEGTHRTLPSAIFFAPGHEAQIGREAIEAYVEGTPGRLMRALKSVLGSPLIEETTPVGRERIRFRDVIARYLTLVKARGEAQAGVELDTVVHGRPVHFVDNDPAADRKAEDTLRQIAESIGFCHVRFQYEPIAAALDYERTVTSEEIALIADIGGGTSDFSIVRLSPERHRRDERAEDILANDGIRIGGTDFDRNLSLGAVMPLLGLGSPMKRADLAVPNAYFHDLATWSSINRLYNPKTLREIDEVVRDAARPELVARLRTVVEAERGHSLAMAVEGAKIAASDAGAGTVDLEWVESGLAADVDRSRLAGHTDDLARRMAQRIDRCLDQAGLTADRIDALFLTGGSTGLPHVRAALTACVPGARVVDGDTFGSVGLGLTLEAARLAA
- a CDS encoding DUF6538 domain-containing protein produces the protein MSRPWPHPKTGVFWFRRRIPKDFVALVGRREEKASLGTKDVGEAKRRHAAHAALVEQRWANLRIGVRRLNILEINAIAGEVYEALIPKFQAGQFLPFFNLMTAGVIERYIKDCSPKNRNEVLRFYGGEIDAHLARKGLVVDPETRGGLEFAIAKAILQAVEQSEKYLVGDFSPDPRAGRFPEQPDKPATLVLPLDEWFAKYAEESKLAASTRKRWRPALATLEASVGHDDLARVTPDEVSDWVDALRAQVIGPHWVVQVQS